From Macaca fascicularis isolate 582-1 chromosome 14, T2T-MFA8v1.1, a single genomic window includes:
- the KCNJ11 gene encoding ATP-sensitive inward rectifier potassium channel 11 isoform X1: MLSRKGIIPEEYVLTRLAEDPAEPRYRARERRARFVSKKGNCNVAHKNIREQGRFLQDVFTTLVDLKWPHTLLIFTMSFLCSWLLFAMVWWLIAFAHGDLAPNEGTAEPCVTSIHSFSSAFLFSIEVQVTIGFGGRMVTEECPLAILILIVQNIVGLMINAIMLGCIFMKTAQAHRRAETLIFSKHAVIALRHGRLCFMLRVGDLRKSMIISATIHMQVVRKTTSPEGEVVPLHQVDIPMENGVGGNSIFLVAPLIIYHVIDANSPLYDLAPSDLHHHQDLEIIVILEGVVETTGITTQARTSYLADEILWGQRFVPIVAEEDGRYSVDYSKFGNTIKVPTPLCTARQLDEDHSLLEALTLASARGPLRKRSVAMAKAKPKFSISPDSLS, from the coding sequence ATGCTGTCCCGCAAGGGCATCATCCCCGAGGAGTACGTGCTGACACGCCTGGCAGAGGACCCTGCCGAGCCCAGGTACCGCGCCCGCGAGCGTAGGGCCCGCTTTGTGTCCAAGAAAGGCAACTGCAACGTGGCCCACAAGAACATCCGGGAGCAGGGCCGTTTCCTGCAGGACGTGTTCACCACGCTGGTGGACCTCAAGTGGCCACACACGCTACTCATCTTCACCATGTCCTTCCTGTGCAGCTGGCTGCTCTTCGCcatggtgtggtggctcatcgcCTTCGCCCACGGCGACCTGGCCCCCAACGAGGGCACTGCTGAGCCCTGTGTCACCAGCATCCACTCCTTTTCATCTGCCTTCCTTTTCTCCATTGAGGTCCAAGTGACTATTGGCTTTGGCGGGCGCATGGTGACTGAGGAGTGCCCGCTGGCCATCCTGATCCTCATCGTGCAGAACATCGTGGGGCTCATGATCAACGCCATCATGCTTGGCTGCATCTTCATGAAGACTGCCCAGGCCCACCGCAGGGCCGAGACCCTCATCTTTAGCAAGCACGCGGTGATCGCCCTGCGCCACGGCCGCCTCTGCTTCATGCTGCGTGTGGGCGACCTCCGCAAGAGCATGATCATCAGCGCCACCATCCACATGCAGGTGGTGCGCAAGACCACCAGCCCCGAGGGCGAGGTGGTGCCCCTCCACCAGGTGGACATCCCTATGGAGAACGGTGTGGGTGGCAACAGCATCTTCCTGGTGGCCCCGCTGATCATCTACCATGTCATCGATGCCAACAGCCCACTCTATGACCTGGCACCCAGCGACCTGCACCACCACCAGGACCTCGAGATCATTGTCATCCTGGAAGGCGTGGTGGAAACCACGGGCATCACCACCCAGGCCCGCACCTCCTACCTGGCTGATGAGATCCTGTGGGGCCAGCGCTTTGTCCCCATTGTAGCTGAGGAGGACGGACGTTACTCTGTGGACTACTCCAAGTTTGGCAACACCATCAAAGTGCCCACACCACTCTGCACGGCCCGCCAGCTTGATGAGGACCACAGCCTACTGGAAGCTCTGACCCTCGCCTCAGCCCGCGGGCCCTTGCGCAAGCGTAGCGTGGCCATGGCTAAGGCCAAGCCCAAGTTCAGCATCTCTCCGGATTCTCTGTCCTGA
- the KCNJ11 gene encoding ATP-sensitive inward rectifier potassium channel 11 isoform X2, whose amino-acid sequence MVWWLIAFAHGDLAPNEGTAEPCVTSIHSFSSAFLFSIEVQVTIGFGGRMVTEECPLAILILIVQNIVGLMINAIMLGCIFMKTAQAHRRAETLIFSKHAVIALRHGRLCFMLRVGDLRKSMIISATIHMQVVRKTTSPEGEVVPLHQVDIPMENGVGGNSIFLVAPLIIYHVIDANSPLYDLAPSDLHHHQDLEIIVILEGVVETTGITTQARTSYLADEILWGQRFVPIVAEEDGRYSVDYSKFGNTIKVPTPLCTARQLDEDHSLLEALTLASARGPLRKRSVAMAKAKPKFSISPDSLS is encoded by the coding sequence atggtgtggtggctcatcgcCTTCGCCCACGGCGACCTGGCCCCCAACGAGGGCACTGCTGAGCCCTGTGTCACCAGCATCCACTCCTTTTCATCTGCCTTCCTTTTCTCCATTGAGGTCCAAGTGACTATTGGCTTTGGCGGGCGCATGGTGACTGAGGAGTGCCCGCTGGCCATCCTGATCCTCATCGTGCAGAACATCGTGGGGCTCATGATCAACGCCATCATGCTTGGCTGCATCTTCATGAAGACTGCCCAGGCCCACCGCAGGGCCGAGACCCTCATCTTTAGCAAGCACGCGGTGATCGCCCTGCGCCACGGCCGCCTCTGCTTCATGCTGCGTGTGGGCGACCTCCGCAAGAGCATGATCATCAGCGCCACCATCCACATGCAGGTGGTGCGCAAGACCACCAGCCCCGAGGGCGAGGTGGTGCCCCTCCACCAGGTGGACATCCCTATGGAGAACGGTGTGGGTGGCAACAGCATCTTCCTGGTGGCCCCGCTGATCATCTACCATGTCATCGATGCCAACAGCCCACTCTATGACCTGGCACCCAGCGACCTGCACCACCACCAGGACCTCGAGATCATTGTCATCCTGGAAGGCGTGGTGGAAACCACGGGCATCACCACCCAGGCCCGCACCTCCTACCTGGCTGATGAGATCCTGTGGGGCCAGCGCTTTGTCCCCATTGTAGCTGAGGAGGACGGACGTTACTCTGTGGACTACTCCAAGTTTGGCAACACCATCAAAGTGCCCACACCACTCTGCACGGCCCGCCAGCTTGATGAGGACCACAGCCTACTGGAAGCTCTGACCCTCGCCTCAGCCCGCGGGCCCTTGCGCAAGCGTAGCGTGGCCATGGCTAAGGCCAAGCCCAAGTTCAGCATCTCTCCGGATTCTCTGTCCTGA
- the LOC135967049 gene encoding natural cytotoxicity triggering receptor 3 ligand 1: SSAYTPLKCILKHWSSFDTQTLKKERLVFFCTRAWPSYQLQDGEAWPPEGSVNINTIQQLDIFCRQEGKWSEVPYVQAFFALRDNPDLCVCCGIYPALLTDTSGKSTDDNSPKSEKQTPREHSDAVPGCPSPSSPHSLGPPSATSSTTPVLPSQPPTLLLPLQ, from the coding sequence TCTTCAGCCTATACTCCTCTCAAGTGCATTCTGAAACACTGGAGCTCCTTTGACACTCAGACTCTGAAGAAAGAGCGCCTCGTATTCTTTTGCACTCGGGCATGGCCATCTTACCAGCTGCAGGATGGGGAGGCCTGGCCTCCTGAGGGAAGTGTTAATATTAATACCATTCAACAACTAGATATTTTCTGCAGACAGGAGGGAAAATGGTCCGAGGTTCCTTATGTGCAAGCCTTCTTTGCCTTGCGAGACAACCCAGATCTTTGTGTGTGTTGTGGAATTTACCCTGCTCTCCTAACAGATACATCAGGCAAGTCCACAGATGATAATTCCCCAAAGTCTGAGAAACAAACCCCTAGGGAACACTCGGATGCAGTTCCTGGATGCCCCAGtccttcctctccccactctCTGGGACCTCCTTCAGCCACATCATCAACAACTCCAGTTCTACCCTCCCAACCCCCAACTTTACTGTTACCCCTACAGTAA
- the LOC102121659 gene encoding natural cytotoxicity triggering receptor 3 ligand 1 isoform X1, with amino-acid sequence MQQVDIEGLPCAGSAPVRAETVLPWMSRTRCLGDLKVEMMARGIQATRLNDSVTISCKVIYSQPLNITSMGITWFRKSLTLDKEVKVFEFFGDHQKAFRPGANVSLWRLKSGDASLKLPGVQLEEAGEYRCEVVVTPLKAQGTVQLKVVASPTSRLFQDQAVVKENEGKYMCESSRFYPKDINITWEKWTQKSPHHVVISENIITGPTIKNMDGTFNITSYLKLNSSQEDPGTVYRCVIRHESLHTPVSIDFILTAPQQSLSEPEKTDVSSTIWWPIPLAVGLILLILLIWILWKKVRGSKAKFSPVSWASKKLLGRLLPTLRDSRDRPAGEDFVSPSSPSGVGNVGSVPIQFPFTEDLAVTCHLTFVWWFVTLG; translated from the exons ATGCAACAGGTTGATATTGAAGGCCTGCCCTGTGCAGGGTCGGCACCTGTGCGAGCGGAAACGGTGCTTCCTTGGATGTCGCGCACTCGGTGCCTTG GTGATCTGAAAGTGGAGATGATGGCAAGGGGGATTCAGGCCACACGCCTGAATGACAGTGTTACCATATCCTGCAAAGTCATTTATTCCCAACCCCTCAACATCACTTCTATGGGTATCACCTGGTTTCGGAAGAGTCTGACGTTAGACAAAGAAGTCAAGGTCTTTGAATTTTTTGGAGATCACCAAAAGGCATTCCGACCTGGAGCCAATGTGTCTCTATGGAGGCTGAAGAGTGGGGACGCCTCACTGAAGCTGCCTGGAGTCCAGCTGGAGGAAGCAGGAGAGTACCGATGTGAGGTGGTTGTCACCCCTCTGAAGGCACAGGGAACGGTTCAACTTAAAGTTGTGG CTTCCCCAACCAGCAGATTGTTTCAGGATCAAGCGGTGGTGAAAGAGAATGAAGGCAAATATATGTGTGAGTCAAGTAGGTTCTACCCAAAGGATATTAATATAACATGGGAGAAGTGGACCCAGAAGTCTCCCCATCATGTAGTGATTTCTGAGAACATCATCACTGGTCCCACCATCAAGAATATGGATGGTACATTTAACATCACTAGCTACTTGAAGCTGAACTCCTCTCAGGAAGACCCTGGGACTGTCTACCGATGTGTGATACGGCATGAGTCCTTGCATACTCCTGTGAGCATCGACTTTATCCTGACTGCTCCTCAGCAGAGTCTTTCTG AACCTGAGAAGACAGATGTCTCTTCCACTATTTGGTGGCCTATTCCATTAGCTGTTGgattgattttattaattttattaatttggatTCTTTGGAAAAAGGTAAGGGGCTCCAAAGCAAAGTTCAGCCCTGTGTCTTGGGCTAGTAAAAAGCTTTTAGGGCGGCTGCTGCCAACCTTACGAGACTCAAGGGACAGGCCTGCTGGAGAGGACTTTGTCAGTCCCTCTTCACCATCAGGTGTTGGGAATGTTGGCTCTGTTCCAATCCAGTTTCCTTTCACAGAGGACCTAGCTGTCACATGCCATCTGACCTTTGTATGGTGGTTTGTGACTCTGGGGTGA
- the LOC102121659 gene encoding natural cytotoxicity triggering receptor 3 ligand 1 isoform X2: MAWRAASSACAAPLLLWCALMTAGDLKVEMMARGIQATRLNDSVTISCKVIYSQPLNITSMGITWFRKSLTLDKEVKVFEFFGDHQKAFRPGANVSLWRLKSGDASLKLPGVQLEEAGEYRCEVVVTPLKAQGTVQLKVVASPTSRLFQDQAVVKENEGKYMCESSRFYPKDINITWEKWTQKSPHHVVISENIITGPTIKNMDGTFNITSYLKLNSSQEDPGTVYRCVIRHESLHTPVSIDFILTAPQQSLSEPEKTDVSSTIWWPIPLAVGLILLILLIWILWKKVRGSKAKFSPVSWASKKLLGRLLPTLRDSRDRPAGEDFVSPSSPSGVGNVGSVPIQFPFTEDLAVTCHLTFVWWFVTLG, translated from the exons ATGGCGTGGAGGGCTGCCTCCTCCGCGTGCGCGGCGCCCCTGCTTCTGTGGTGCGCACTGATGACCGCAG GTGATCTGAAAGTGGAGATGATGGCAAGGGGGATTCAGGCCACACGCCTGAATGACAGTGTTACCATATCCTGCAAAGTCATTTATTCCCAACCCCTCAACATCACTTCTATGGGTATCACCTGGTTTCGGAAGAGTCTGACGTTAGACAAAGAAGTCAAGGTCTTTGAATTTTTTGGAGATCACCAAAAGGCATTCCGACCTGGAGCCAATGTGTCTCTATGGAGGCTGAAGAGTGGGGACGCCTCACTGAAGCTGCCTGGAGTCCAGCTGGAGGAAGCAGGAGAGTACCGATGTGAGGTGGTTGTCACCCCTCTGAAGGCACAGGGAACGGTTCAACTTAAAGTTGTGG CTTCCCCAACCAGCAGATTGTTTCAGGATCAAGCGGTGGTGAAAGAGAATGAAGGCAAATATATGTGTGAGTCAAGTAGGTTCTACCCAAAGGATATTAATATAACATGGGAGAAGTGGACCCAGAAGTCTCCCCATCATGTAGTGATTTCTGAGAACATCATCACTGGTCCCACCATCAAGAATATGGATGGTACATTTAACATCACTAGCTACTTGAAGCTGAACTCCTCTCAGGAAGACCCTGGGACTGTCTACCGATGTGTGATACGGCATGAGTCCTTGCATACTCCTGTGAGCATCGACTTTATCCTGACTGCTCCTCAGCAGAGTCTTTCTG AACCTGAGAAGACAGATGTCTCTTCCACTATTTGGTGGCCTATTCCATTAGCTGTTGgattgattttattaattttattaatttggatTCTTTGGAAAAAGGTAAGGGGCTCCAAAGCAAAGTTCAGCCCTGTGTCTTGGGCTAGTAAAAAGCTTTTAGGGCGGCTGCTGCCAACCTTACGAGACTCAAGGGACAGGCCTGCTGGAGAGGACTTTGTCAGTCCCTCTTCACCATCAGGTGTTGGGAATGTTGGCTCTGTTCCAATCCAGTTTCCTTTCACAGAGGACCTAGCTGTCACATGCCATCTGACCTTTGTATGGTGGTTTGTGACTCTGGGGTGA
- the LOC102121659 gene encoding natural cytotoxicity triggering receptor 3 ligand 1 isoform X3: MMARGIQATRLNDSVTISCKVIYSQPLNITSMGITWFRKSLTLDKEVKVFEFFGDHQKAFRPGANVSLWRLKSGDASLKLPGVQLEEAGEYRCEVVVTPLKAQGTVQLKVVASPTSRLFQDQAVVKENEGKYMCESSRFYPKDINITWEKWTQKSPHHVVISENIITGPTIKNMDGTFNITSYLKLNSSQEDPGTVYRCVIRHESLHTPVSIDFILTAPQQSLSEPEKTDVSSTIWWPIPLAVGLILLILLIWILWKKVRGSKAKFSPVSWASKKLLGRLLPTLRDSRDRPAGEDFVSPSSPSGVGNVGSVPIQFPFTEDLAVTCHLTFVWWFVTLG, from the exons ATGATGGCAAGGGGGATTCAGGCCACACGCCTGAATGACAGTGTTACCATATCCTGCAAAGTCATTTATTCCCAACCCCTCAACATCACTTCTATGGGTATCACCTGGTTTCGGAAGAGTCTGACGTTAGACAAAGAAGTCAAGGTCTTTGAATTTTTTGGAGATCACCAAAAGGCATTCCGACCTGGAGCCAATGTGTCTCTATGGAGGCTGAAGAGTGGGGACGCCTCACTGAAGCTGCCTGGAGTCCAGCTGGAGGAAGCAGGAGAGTACCGATGTGAGGTGGTTGTCACCCCTCTGAAGGCACAGGGAACGGTTCAACTTAAAGTTGTGG CTTCCCCAACCAGCAGATTGTTTCAGGATCAAGCGGTGGTGAAAGAGAATGAAGGCAAATATATGTGTGAGTCAAGTAGGTTCTACCCAAAGGATATTAATATAACATGGGAGAAGTGGACCCAGAAGTCTCCCCATCATGTAGTGATTTCTGAGAACATCATCACTGGTCCCACCATCAAGAATATGGATGGTACATTTAACATCACTAGCTACTTGAAGCTGAACTCCTCTCAGGAAGACCCTGGGACTGTCTACCGATGTGTGATACGGCATGAGTCCTTGCATACTCCTGTGAGCATCGACTTTATCCTGACTGCTCCTCAGCAGAGTCTTTCTG AACCTGAGAAGACAGATGTCTCTTCCACTATTTGGTGGCCTATTCCATTAGCTGTTGgattgattttattaattttattaatttggatTCTTTGGAAAAAGGTAAGGGGCTCCAAAGCAAAGTTCAGCCCTGTGTCTTGGGCTAGTAAAAAGCTTTTAGGGCGGCTGCTGCCAACCTTACGAGACTCAAGGGACAGGCCTGCTGGAGAGGACTTTGTCAGTCCCTCTTCACCATCAGGTGTTGGGAATGTTGGCTCTGTTCCAATCCAGTTTCCTTTCACAGAGGACCTAGCTGTCACATGCCATCTGACCTTTGTATGGTGGTTTGTGACTCTGGGGTGA